A portion of the Phyllopteryx taeniolatus isolate TA_2022b chromosome 15, UOR_Ptae_1.2, whole genome shotgun sequence genome contains these proteins:
- the cabp1b gene encoding calcium-binding protein 1b isoform X2 gives MPGDARGHTCTRRRHTLLGGKHKARPPRLGLFAMGNSVKSLKIFTKKDQKKNYKAVQSCEEGGSGGGYLEPLVALAQNGANMHNVLGPACIFLRKGFAESRQADRELRPEEMDELREAFKEFDKDKDGFIGCKDLGNCMRTMGYMPTEMELIELSQQINMNLGGHVDFEDFVELMGPKLLAETADMIGVKELRDAFKEFDTNGDGQISTAELREAMKKLLGQQVGHRDLEDILRDIDLNGDGHVDFEEFVRMMSR, from the exons ATGCCAGGAGACGCACGcggacacacatgcacacgccgTCGTCACACACTCTTAGGGGGAAAACATAAGGCGAGACCACCGCGTTTGGGGCTTTTTGCAATGGGCAACTCTGTAAAGTCGCTTAAAATTTTCACCAAGAAG GACCAGAAGAAGAACTACAAAGCGGTGCAATCCTGCGAGGAGGGGGGCTCTGGGGGGGGCTATCTGGAGCCGCTAGTGGCCCTGGCCCAGAACGGCGCCAACATGCACAACGTACTGGGGCCCGCGTGCATCTTTCTTCGCAAGGGCTTCGCCGAGAGCCGGCAGGCT GACCGAGAGCTGCGGCCAGAAGAAATGGATG AGCTGCGTGAGGCCTTCAAGGAGTTCGACAAGGACAAAGACGGCTTCATCGGCTGCAAAGACTTGGGCAACTGCATGAGGACGATGGGATACATGCCCACAGAGATGGAGCTGATCGAACTTAGCCAGCAGATAAACATGAATC TGGGCGGACATGTTGACTTTGAGGACTTCGTTGAGCTCATGGGGCCCAAACTTCTCGCTGAGACTGCAGACATGATCGGCGTGAAGGAGCTGCGTGATGCTTTCAAGGAG TTTGACACCAATGGCGACGGTCAGATCAGCACAGCAGAACTCAGAGAAGCAATGAAAAAGCTTTTAGGACAACAG gtgGGTCACAGAGATCTGGAGGACATTTTACGAGACATAGACCTCAATGGAGATGGACATGTGGATTTCGAAG AATTTGTGCGGATGATGTCTCGATGA
- the cabp1b gene encoding calcium-binding protein 1b isoform X4, with the protein MHNVLGPACIFLRKGFAESRQADRELRPEEMDELREAFKEFDKDKDGFIGCKDLGNCMRTMGYMPTEMELIELSQQINMNLGGHVDFEDFVELMGPKLLAETADMIGVKELRDAFKEFDTNGDGQISTAELREAMKKLLGQQVGHRDLEDILRDIDLNGDGHVDFEEFVRMMSR; encoded by the exons ATGCACAACGTACTGGGGCCCGCGTGCATCTTTCTTCGCAAGGGCTTCGCCGAGAGCCGGCAGGCT GACCGAGAGCTGCGGCCAGAAGAAATGGATG AGCTGCGTGAGGCCTTCAAGGAGTTCGACAAGGACAAAGACGGCTTCATCGGCTGCAAAGACTTGGGCAACTGCATGAGGACGATGGGATACATGCCCACAGAGATGGAGCTGATCGAACTTAGCCAGCAGATAAACATGAATC TGGGCGGACATGTTGACTTTGAGGACTTCGTTGAGCTCATGGGGCCCAAACTTCTCGCTGAGACTGCAGACATGATCGGCGTGAAGGAGCTGCGTGATGCTTTCAAGGAG TTTGACACCAATGGCGACGGTCAGATCAGCACAGCAGAACTCAGAGAAGCAATGAAAAAGCTTTTAGGACAACAG gtgGGTCACAGAGATCTGGAGGACATTTTACGAGACATAGACCTCAATGGAGATGGACATGTGGATTTCGAAG AATTTGTGCGGATGATGTCTCGATGA
- the cabp1b gene encoding calcium-binding protein 1b isoform X3 has translation MPGDARGHTCTRRRHTLLGGKHKARPPRLGLFAMGNSVKSLKIFTKKDRELRPEEMDELREAFKEFDKDKDGFIGCKDLGNCMRTMGYMPTEMELIELSQQINMNLGGHVDFEDFVELMGPKLLAETADMIGVKELRDAFKEFDTNGDGQISTAELREAMKKLLGQQVGHRDLEDILRDIDLNGDGHVDFEEFVRMMSR, from the exons ATGCCAGGAGACGCACGcggacacacatgcacacgccgTCGTCACACACTCTTAGGGGGAAAACATAAGGCGAGACCACCGCGTTTGGGGCTTTTTGCAATGGGCAACTCTGTAAAGTCGCTTAAAATTTTCACCAAGAAG GACCGAGAGCTGCGGCCAGAAGAAATGGATG AGCTGCGTGAGGCCTTCAAGGAGTTCGACAAGGACAAAGACGGCTTCATCGGCTGCAAAGACTTGGGCAACTGCATGAGGACGATGGGATACATGCCCACAGAGATGGAGCTGATCGAACTTAGCCAGCAGATAAACATGAATC TGGGCGGACATGTTGACTTTGAGGACTTCGTTGAGCTCATGGGGCCCAAACTTCTCGCTGAGACTGCAGACATGATCGGCGTGAAGGAGCTGCGTGATGCTTTCAAGGAG TTTGACACCAATGGCGACGGTCAGATCAGCACAGCAGAACTCAGAGAAGCAATGAAAAAGCTTTTAGGACAACAG gtgGGTCACAGAGATCTGGAGGACATTTTACGAGACATAGACCTCAATGGAGATGGACATGTGGATTTCGAAG AATTTGTGCGGATGATGTCTCGATGA